In Dryobates pubescens isolate bDryPub1 chromosome 28, bDryPub1.pri, whole genome shotgun sequence, a single window of DNA contains:
- the RTN4IP1 gene encoding reticulon-4-interacting protein 1, mitochondrial, whose amino-acid sequence MLSRGLVRRTLRGALRMGGQPPVRGLRASPRARSAMPSWVIDRYGRNDVLRFTKDMMFPIIDFPNEVIIKVHAASLNPIDLSMRSGYGAAALNMKRDPLKLKSAEAEFPLTLGRDVSGVIMECGLSVSYFKPGDEVWAAIPPWKQGTLSEFVVASGNEVSFKPRCLTHIEAASLPYVGLTAWSAVKQVGGLNQSNCSGKRILILGASGGVGTFAVQLVKAWGAHVTAVCSHDASTLVKKLGADDVIDYKAGNLEEQLKALPLFDFILDNVGGSTEKWALDLLKKWSGATYVTLVTPFLINMDKLGVADGMLQTGVTVGSKTLKHLLKGVHYRWAFFAPSGPSLDEIAQLVEAGKIQPVIDEVFTFSEVPKAFQKLEGGHARGKTVINVISKK is encoded by the exons ATGCTGTCGCGGGGGTTGGTGAGGCGGACGCTCCGCGGAGCACTGCGGATGGGCGGGCAGCCTCCGGTCCGCGGCCTCCGCGCCTCTCCGCGGGCGCGGTCCGCCATGCCCTCCTGGGTCATAGACCGGTATGGCCGCAACGACGTGCTGCGATTCACCAAGGACATGATGTTTCCCATCATAGACTTCCCGAACGAGGTCATCATTAAGGTTCACGCTGCGAGCCTGAACCCCATCGATCTTAGTATGAGAA GTGGTTACGGTGCAGCCGCCTTGAACATGAAGCGAGATCCCCTGAAGCTCAAGAGTGCAGAGGCTGAATTTCCACTCACCCTTGGGCGAGATGTCTCTGGTGTCATCATGGAATGTGGACTGAGTGTGTCTTACTTCAAACCTGGAGATGAG GTGTGGGCAGCAATTCCTCCATGGAAGCAGGGCACTCTGTCAGAGTTTGTGGTAGCTAGTGGAAATGAG GTGTCTTTTAAGCCGAGGTGTCTCACTCACATAGAAGCTGCCTCCTTACCATACGTTGGCCTCACAGCATGGTCTGCAGTGAAGCAAGTTGGAGGGCTGAACCAAAGTAATTGTAGTGGGAAAAG AATATTAATATTGGGAGCTTCAGGAGGAGTTGGTACATTTGCTGTACAG CTAGTGAAGGCCTGGGGTGCTCATGTGACAGCAGTTTGTTCTCATGATGCCAGCACACTGGTGAAaaagcttggagcagatgatgtGATTGATTACAAAGCTGGAAAtctggaagagcagctgaaagcCTTGCCCTT ATTTGATTTCATCCTTGATAATGTTGGTGGGTCCACTGAGAAGTGGGCTCTGGATCTCCTGAAGAAATGGTCAGGAGCAACCTATGTTACCTTGGTGACACCTTTCCTGATCAACATGGACAAACTTGGGGTGGCTGATGGCATGTTGCAAACAGGAGTCACTGTTGGTTCCAAAACTCTGAAG CACCTCTTGAAAGGAGTCCATTACCGGTGGGCGTTTTTTGCACCCAGCGGGCCAAGCTTGGATGAAATAGCACAACTGGTTGAGGCTGGAAAG ATTCAACCAGTTATTGATGAAGTCTTCACTTTTTCTGAAGTTCCAAAGGCCTTTCAGAAGCTGGAAGGAGGCCATGCACGTGGGAAAACGGTGATCAATGTCATTAGTAAGAAATAA